The proteins below come from a single Pseudomonas chlororaphis genomic window:
- a CDS encoding GNAT family acetyltransferase: protein MQPVMNPKHPGLSVRIVDDGFAAYIWGSDFSFEVSDYGTAQVGRPVSQWPVTPIVPYRKCYGIDPEEFSSFRDAPDSEIFMAYLDDQPVGHLVVSTNWNGFAHIDELAVHAPARRHGVAKALLDVAQFWSRKKKLPGIMLETQNNNLGACRLYERCGYVLGGIDHLRYRGIDRHTAEVALFWYRLFDDPLGMAISGPAAPRLVP from the coding sequence ATGCAACCGGTCATGAATCCCAAGCACCCCGGGCTGTCGGTGCGCATTGTCGATGACGGTTTCGCTGCCTATATCTGGGGCAGTGACTTCAGCTTCGAGGTCAGTGACTACGGCACGGCGCAGGTCGGTCGCCCGGTGAGCCAGTGGCCGGTGACGCCGATCGTTCCCTATCGCAAGTGCTATGGCATCGATCCCGAGGAGTTCAGCAGTTTTCGCGATGCCCCGGACAGCGAGATCTTCATGGCGTACCTGGATGACCAGCCGGTGGGGCACCTGGTGGTCAGTACCAACTGGAACGGGTTCGCCCACATCGACGAGCTGGCGGTGCATGCCCCGGCCCGTCGCCATGGGGTGGCCAAGGCCTTGCTCGACGTCGCGCAGTTCTGGAGTCGCAAGAAAAAGCTGCCGGGCATCATGCTGGAAACCCAGAACAACAACCTGGGCGCGTGCCGGCTCTACGAGCGTTGCGGTTACGTACTGGGTGGGATCGATCACCTGCGCTACCGCGGCATCGACCGCCACACCGCCGAGGTGGCGCTGTTCTGGTATCGGCTGTTCGACGATCCGCTGGGCATGGCGATCAGTGGCCCAGCAGCGCCTCGGCTTGTTCCTTGA
- a CDS encoding DNA polymerase III subunit epsilon codes for MANRSVVLDTETTGMPVTDGHRIIEIGCVELIGRRLTGRHFHVYLQPDRESDEGAIGVHGITNEFLVGKPRFAEVADEFFEFIKGAQLIIHNAAFDVGFINNEFALMGQHDRADISQHCTILDTLVMARERHPGQRNSLDALCKRYDVDNSGRELHGALLDSEILADVYLTMTGGQTSLSLAGNASDGNGSGEGSGNQATEIRRLPADRRPARIIRASESDLAEHAARLEAIAKSAGAPALWTQLAEA; via the coding sequence ATGGCCAACAGATCTGTTGTACTGGATACCGAAACCACCGGCATGCCGGTGACCGATGGTCACCGGATTATCGAAATCGGTTGTGTCGAGCTGATCGGCCGGCGCCTGACCGGTCGCCATTTCCACGTTTACCTGCAACCGGACCGCGAGAGTGACGAGGGCGCCATTGGCGTCCACGGCATCACCAACGAGTTCCTGGTGGGCAAGCCGCGGTTTGCCGAAGTGGCCGATGAGTTCTTCGAATTCATCAAGGGCGCGCAGTTGATCATCCACAACGCGGCGTTCGACGTTGGGTTCATCAACAACGAATTCGCGCTGATGGGCCAGCATGACCGCGCCGACATCAGCCAGCATTGCACCATCCTCGATACCCTGGTGATGGCCCGGGAGCGGCACCCGGGGCAGCGCAACAGCCTCGACGCCTTGTGCAAGCGCTACGACGTCGACAACTCCGGCCGTGAGCTGCACGGCGCCTTGCTCGACTCGGAAATTCTGGCCGACGTCTACCTGACCATGACCGGCGGGCAGACCAGCCTGTCCCTGGCGGGCAACGCCTCCGATGGCAACGGTTCGGGCGAGGGGTCGGGCAACCAGGCCACGGAAATCCGTCGCCTGCCGGCAGACCGCCGTCCCGCCCGGATCATTCGTGCCAGCGAAAGCGACCTGGCCGAACATGCCGCGCGTCTGGAAGCCATCGCCAAGTCGGCCGGTGCTCCGGCACTGTGGACGCAGTTGGCTGAGGCTTGA